One genomic segment of Phalacrocorax carbo chromosome Z, bPhaCar2.1, whole genome shotgun sequence includes these proteins:
- the CTXN3 gene encoding LOW QUALITY PROTEIN: cortexin-3 (The sequence of the model RefSeq protein was modified relative to this genomic sequence to represent the inferred CDS: inserted 3 bases in 2 codons; substituted 2 bases at 2 genomic stop codons): protein MHLNGFYSDLSKLMMKRRQXWDYSFQLLWMLDGERFTGTLVPSGSMTPNSSVTLEXKIFAFVILLFIFLGILIVRCFXILLNPYQSXPTSAWTNGLDGLEKGQFDCALA from the exons ATGCATCTAAATGGCTTCTACTCTGACCTCAGCAAACTGATGATGAAAAGAAGGCA CTGGGATTATTCATTTCAGCTTCTCTGGATGCTGGATGGAGAGAGATTCACGGGCACTTTGGTGCCCTCTGGGAGCATGACACCAAATTCTAGCGTGACCCTGgaatagaaaatatttgcctttgtgattttattatttattttcttgggaATCCTCATCGTTCGCTGCTTCTGAATACTGCTCAACCCCTACCAGA ATCCAACCTCAGCCTGGACTAATGGACTTGATGGACTGGAGAAAGGCCAGTTTGACTGTGCTCTTGCTTAG